GCCAACGTGCTGTCGACGCCGCCCGACAGACCAAGCACGCAGCCTGTAAACCCGGACTTGCGCATGTAGTCTTTCAGGCCCAGGATGAGTGCATCGAGTAATTGAGCGGGGACTGGCATTGGAACGTCATGCGGCGGTGATGGAAGCTGCTTGAGGTCAATCACCGTGAAATCATCGGCGAACCCCTTGAGTCGCGCGACCTTTACCCCCTTGGCGTCGAACACAACGCTATGTCCATCAAAGACCAGATCGTCGTTCCCGCCGACTTCGTTCACGAACAGGAACGGGACCTTGTGTCGCTGGCTATGCCGCCGCAGAATCCCATCGCGACGAACAGTCTTGTTGACCTCAAATGGGCTCGCCGAGACATTGATGAGGACCTGTGCACCGCCTTTTGCCAGTTCGGCGATGGGGTCTGGAAAACTCATCGGATCGGTATGATGGAACGTGTCAGGCTCGCCCCACCAGGCATCTTCACAGATATGCAGGCCAATCTTGACGCCTTTGAATTCGATCGGCGCGACACGGTCCGCCGGGCGAAAATAACGTCGCTCATCAAAGACGTCATAATTGGGCAGCAGCATCTTGTGGACGGTTGCGAGGATTTTTCCGTCGCAGAGCAGGCTGGCGGCGTTTGCAGTACGGCCAGACGGAACTTGCCAATGCGTCGGATGACCAAGGATGATTCCGATTCCGGGTGGTATCGCTGCCGCAAGCTTTTCCACCGCGATGTCGCACGCCGCCGCAAACCCCTCGCGTAACAGCAAATCCTTCGGCGGGTAGCCGCAGACCACCAGTTCCGAGAACACAACCAGATCGGCACCGACGGTCACGGCCCGTTGTGTGGCTTCCAGAATCAACTGGCTGTTTCCCGTGAGATCCCCCACGGTGGGATTCAACTGAGCGAGAGCAATCTTCATGGCCAAGTGTTTTCCGGTTGGCAGGCAAATCAGCGGAGACTGAGAGATTGTTACCGTATTCTCCACGGGCAGTCGAGTGCCCCGATCGGGTGAAAATCACATCGAGTATTCACCTTGAGCCGAAAACGTATCGTTGGTTCGCCTGAGGGCGATGTTCTGTGCGGATGACGCCATATTTTCGAGGTTCTGGTAAAAGAAAATGGCCCGAGACTTGAGGTCTCGGGCCATTCAGGTTCGTTCATCTCAGGGGCTTGTTCCTGATGGAGATGCCGCCTGTCGGCCAGCGGTCGGCCCATCGGGGCGAGTCCACTGCGTTCCGATCAGATCACTTGATGAACAGCATTTCCTGGTACGTTGGCAGTGGCCAGTGATCGTCGGCAACGATTGTTTCAAGTTCGTCGACGACAGCACGCACGGCATCCATGGCTGGCTTGACCTTCAACGCACAGCGTTCGGCCGCCTTTTTCGGATTGCTGACGCCGTGTCCGCCGTGACCACCTTCTTCGTTCAAGTGTTCCAACGCAGCCGTCTTTTCGTTCAACGTCTTGATCAATCCGCTCAGCTTGATCAGCAACGCGGCGTCGAAGTCGACTCCTGCTGCCTTGCAGTTTGCAGACGCGGCAGCGAGTTCCGACTGGTATCGGACGGCGGCTGGGTAGATGATCGTCTTCGCGATTTCATGCGTGATGCGTGCTTCGACATTCAGCGTCAACACGTACTGCTCGAAGTAGATCTCTTCGCGGCTCGCAACTTCACGAGGGGTCAAGACTTTGTACTTTTCCATCATCGACACGACGGCGGGATCGGTGATGGCGGGAAGTGCATCGATCGTCTGCTTATTGTTTGGCAGGCCGCGTTTCTTGGCTTCGGCATGCCATTCTTCCGAGTAACCGTCGCCGTTGAACACCACGGAGCCATGTTCGTTGATGATCGATTTGAGCAGCGTCTGGACCGAGCTGGCAAGCTTCGCTGGATCGCCGCCGGTGGACTTCTCCAGTTCCGTTGCGATGTAATCGAGAGATTCTGTCATGATCGTATTCAACGCCACCAGCGGTCCCGACAGTGACTGACTTGAACCGACAGCACGGAATTCGAACTTGTTGCCGGTGAAGGCGAACGGGCTGGTGCGGTTTCGATCGCCAGCATCTTTCGGCAATGGAGGCAGCGTGTCGACACCGACATTCATCAGCCCCGCTTGCTTGCTGCTCGATGCCGAACCGCTCTTCTTGATCTGCTCGAACACATCAGCAAGCTGTTCGCCAAGGAAGATCGAGATAATTGCCGGAGGAGCTTCATTGGCACCCAGGCGATGATCGTTGCCTGCGTGAGCCACGACGGCGCGTAGCAGTGCACTGTGTTTATGAACGGCACGAATCACTGCCGCACAGAAGACCAGGAACTGCATGTTTTCGTGCGGTGTCTTGCCCGGGTCGAGCAAGTTGCCTTGAACGGCATTTCCCAGCGACCAGTTCAGGTGCTTGCCCGAACCGTTAACGCCAGCAAATGGCTTTTCGTGCAGCAGGCATTCTAGACCGTACTTTGCGGCCACTTTCTTCAGTGTCAGCATCAACAATTGCTGATGGTCAGCAGCGACGTTCGCGTTTTCGTAGATCGGGGCGATTTCGTACTGGCTCGGAGCGACTTCGTTGTGACGCGTCTTGACGGGCACGCCTAACTTGAACAGTTCACGTTCCGTTTCGAGCATGCAAGCGAGGACGCGATCGGGAATCGCACCAAAGTACTGATCGCAGAATTCCTGTCCCTTGGGCGGCATGGCACCAAACAGGGTACGGCCGGCATTGATCAAGTCAGGGCGAGCAAAGAAGAAATTGCGGTCGATCAGGAAGTATTCTTGCTCGGGGCCGGCCGAGGCTGTGACGAGCGGAATGTTTTTATGTCCGAACAGCTTTAGCACGCGCTGTGCCTGGGTGTTCAACGCCTTCATCGATCGCAGCAAAGGCGTCTTCTTGTCGAGCGCTTCGCCGGTCCACGAGAAGAACGCGGTGGGAATGACCAGCGTGGTTCCATTCAGGTTTTCGAGAATGTAGGCAGGACTTGTCACGTCCCAAGCGGTATAGCCACGGGCTTCGAACGTGGCGCGGATGCCGCCTGAAGGGAAGCTGGAAGCGTCTGGTTCGCCCTGTGTCAGTGCTGATCCGCTGAATTCGTTGACGGCGCCGCCCAGGCCATCAGGGGCCAGGAAGCTGTCGTGCTTTTCAGCGGTCAGGCCCGTCAAGGGGTAGAAGACGTGCGCATAGTGCGTCGCCCCTTTTTCAATGGCCCAGTCTTTCATGGCAGCGGCGACGGTGTCCGCGACCGCGGGGTCAAGTGGCTCGCCGGATTCAATCGTCTTCATGACGGATTTGAAGACGCTCTTAGGCAATCGGTCTTTCATCACCTTCGTGCTGAAGACATTCGAACCGAAGACCTCGGCCATCGTCGTCGCGGCGAAATTCAATGGCTCGGAAAGGGCTTGGTACTTCGTAACTGCCTGGATTGCCTGAAAACGAGCCGTACTTCCACTCATAAGTTGTGCTTTCAAACTGGGGAACAAAGGATTTAGCGCCACGAGGCCTCTGCTTTGCGAACTTCATGAGCAATCAGAATGCCAACGTCTAGACATCACGATGCGATCTATGAATTGAAATGACTTTAACAGGATCTGTCGCTTCGGTCATCTCTCACTGCTTGCGTGCCGTGCTTTAAAATCATGCTTCAGTGCTCACGTTGTGTGCAGCATGTTCTGCGCGCGAGAAAATCTCCGACAACATCGGCAGTAACGGTTTTGCGGCTCCACACGAACTGCGTCAGTTCGGACGAGTTGAGATTGCCAATTCTCATCAAGCCGATCGCAGACGACGTGCCAATCGTTGCTGCTCTGCCCATGCAGTGCTACAACAGCTTGTGATCTTCGGTCGATGGCGGCAACAGGCTGCGAGATCACGAACTCGCTGACGACGCGGCCTATGGCAAGTTCATGGCTGGGACGAAAGCCCATCTGATCTGAACCGCGGGCCGCGAAACAATCTTGCTCTGAGACGCACAGGAAAACCAATGGTATCGGACGCTCAACTCACGCAAACAATTCAGAGCTTGAAAGATCCGGAAATCGGTCGCAACTTCGGCGAACTCGAAATGCTGAAAGGCGTTCGCCGGTCCGGCGAAGTCGTTTCGGTGCAAATCGAGTTGCCCACGCCCGCTTATCCTGGACGTGAACGTATTTCTGGAGCCATTTCTGCAGCTGTGAAGCAGTCCGATCCTGGGGTCGGGCAAGTTGATGTGGAATTCTCGGCGGTCGTCCGCGGGGCCATGTCGGGTGGTTCGTTCGGTCTCCGTGCCAAGAACGTCATTGCCGTGGGCAGTGGAAAAGGCGGGGTCGGCAAGAGCACCGTCGCGACGACTCTGGCGTATGGCCTGAAGACGCTCGGCTGCCAGGTGGGACTTATGGACGCGGACGTCTACGGCCCTAGCGTGCCACATATGATTGGTTCCACCGAACGGCCCTCGGCCGTGAAAGTGATGACCAAGTCGGGCGAAGAGATTGAGCGAATTCAGCCGGTCTCGTCGGATGGCCTTAAGGTCATTTCGATGGGATATTTTCTGAAGCCGGATCAGGCCGTGATTTGGCGCGGCCCACTGCTGCATCGTGCGATCACGCAGTTTTTGAAAGACACAGACTGGGGCGAGCTTGACTACCTGATCATCGATCTCCCGCCGGGTACGGGTGATATCTCGCTGACACTGTCACAAACGCTCGGGCTCGCGGGTGCCGTCGTTGTCTGCACCCCACAACAGGTCGCGTTGCTCGATGCCGTCAAGGCGATCAGCATGTTCAATCAGGTGAAGATTCCGGTGCTCGGAATCGTTGAGAATATGACGGGTGAGATTTTCGGTCGCGGCGGCGCCAAGTCGAAAGCCGAAGAACTGCACATTCCCTTCCTGGGTGAACTGCCGATCGACGCAGGAATCCGGATTCGAGGGGATGCTGGGCAGATTTCAAGCTTGTTCAGCGAAGAGAATCCCTCACGAAAACCGCTGCTGCATATTTGTGAGCAGGTGGCCATGCAAATCGCCAAGCAACTGCTGGTTGCTCCTAAAATGCCGACCCTGGAAATCCTGTGATCGCGGGGCAAATGTCGCTTAAACACGGAAGGGGAAAATTCGTCCCCTTCCGTGATCGCGGCCTCTCGTCTTGATACATGACTGAACTGCGACCTCCGGAAGATCTTTCACTCGCAACCGCCGCAACGATATGCTTATGATCCCCATGTCGCCTGAGTCCTGATTCTAAAGGATTTGGCGACGTCACGATGAATGCAAGCTCGTGCTCGTATCATCCCTTATGCGTGTCTGCGTGAAAAGTGAGACTTCGAATCCGCCCGGAGGTCCGTCGAGATGGCGATGGTTCGCGAATCGATACGACACGGTCTTCAATTCCTGGCGCTAGTCTTGTGCGTGATCGCTTCGGCGATGGCGCAAGAGACGCCAAAGTTCACGGAATCGGAGCGAAATCACTGGGCGTTCCGCCCCGTTGAACGGAGCGTCGTCCCAAGGATTGATTCGACTCAGGAATCGCCAACAGGCGATTCGACGGTTCGAAGTCCAATCGATTGCTTCATCGCAGACCGCCTGCAACATGAGGGGGTCCATTTGGCTGATGCGGCCAGCCGCACGACACTCATTCGGCGTCTCACATTCGATCTGATCGGCCTGCCGCCGTCGCCGCCGGATGTGGCCGAGTTTTTGGACGATCAATCACCCGATGCTTACGAACGATTGGTGGACCGACTGCTGGCGAGCCCACATTACGGCGAAGCAGCAGGACGTGATTGGCTCGATGTCGTTCGATTCGCGGAAACAGCGGGATTCAAAGAAGATCCGCTCAGGCCCCGTGCGTACACCTACCGTGACTACGTCATTCGGGCATTCAATCGTGACTTGCCATTCGACCGATTTGTCGAGGATCAATTGGCGGGCGACGAACTCTTTCCAGATGATCCCGAGTCTCTGGCGGCGACGGCGTACTGCCGCATGTGGCCCGATGAAAGTAACGCTTCGAATATCCTGCTCGCGCGTCAGACCTCACTCGATGATCTGACAGGAAATGTCGGCGCGGTATTCCTTGGGCTGTCGATTGGATGCGCTCAATGTCACGACCACAAATTCGATCCCATTCTGCAGACCGATTTCTACCAGTTGCAGGCATTTTTCTCGGGAATCGTCCTCGAAGACCGTAGTGCCGTTGGAACTCATTTGCAACTCGACGAGTTTCGTCGCGCGGAACGCGCCTGGTTGGATGAAACGGCCAGTCTGCGGCGTGAACTGAACCAGCTGGAACGACCGGCACGCGTCAAGATGCAGGGCGAAAGGCGGATGAAGTTCCCCCCGGAAGTCCTTGAGGCCCTCGACACGCCCATCGAAGACCGCACAACGATGCAGCGTCAACTGGCATTCTGGTCGGCGCGGCAGATGGGAGTCAAAGAGGACGACATTCCCAGGCATCTCGAAGATGCGGCACGTGCACGGCGTGACGAGCTCTTGGCAAAACTGGCCGAGGCCTCAAAAAGCCAGCCGGTTGCTCCTTCGCGGACAGAGGTCATGGCTATCAGTGAATTGACCACATCGCCACCTGCGACCTGCCGGATGGAAAATGGAAGTTATGACAAACCGCGTGAAGTGGTTGAACCCCATTTTCCCGTCGTTCTCAGGAGCGACATCACCCCCGGGCCCCTTGCGATCGTGCCCCCTAGTTCGCAGACGTCGGGGCGACGGTCGTTCCTGGCGCGCTGGTTTGCGGCCGCAAGTCATCCACTGACACACCGTGTCTGGATCAATCGAATCTGGCAAACGCATTTCGGTCAGGGACTCGTCTCGAACGCGAATGATTTTGGCACTCAGTCGCCCAAGCCGTCTCTGTCTGCATTGCTCGATTGGATGACGAGCGATTTCATTGAGCACGGATTCGCGTCAAAACGGATCCATCGACGGATTGTGGAGTCGGCGACCTATCGCCAGCAAACAAAGACGGTGTCTCTGGCCAGTGCTCGCTCGTCGGACTATTGCGGCTTCGTTCGTCGTCGCCTTTCCTCTGAGCGGATCCGTGACGCGTGGTTGATGGCGTCGGGGCAGCTCAACGATGCGATGTATGGCCCTGGGATTCGTCCTGGATTGCCACCAAACTTCAGCAACTACGAATGGAAATTGAGCGAACCATCACAGCAGGTTCGGCGTTCGATCTACATTTTTGCGAAACGAAATCTGCCCTATCCGTTGATGGCCGCATTTGATTTTCCCGATATGCACGAATCGTGTGGCTGTCGCACGAAGACGACCATCGCACCGCAAGCACTGATGCTGCTGAACAATCAGATTGTGATTCATGCGGGACGAGAACTCGCCTCGCGTTCGAGTGCCTCTGCCCAGTCGGCCGATCCTGCTGAGAAGGTTCGGCAGGCCTGGCAGATGACGTTCGGGCGAGCTGCGACGGACGCAGAATTGGAGTCGGCAGTCCGCTTCTTGTTTGACCAGCAAACCGTGATCGCAGATCTGTCGGCGACATCCACCGAGTCGTCGCTACCGCCGAGTTCGGCGGGCACGGCGGATGAAAAACGATCGGCGAATGCCGCTGAAGCATTCGCCGATCTCTGTCACGCTCTACTCAACGCAAACGAATTTCTGTTTGTCGAATGAGCGTCTGACTCTCGTTCGAAACGTTCAATCATCGCTTGGCAGATCGTGTTTAATTCACGAACGACGGTTGAGGTCGATCAATGACGCGTACGGTCGTATTCTCGCCCTTCACACGCCACAAGATGTTTCGCGAAATCCGACAACGAAGAATCGCAGTAGATTCGACATACTGGGTGTCGGTGATCTCCGCATGTTCGGCCAGAAACGCGAAGAGCTTGCCGTTTCCTGCGGACGTAGTGACTTCCGCATCGACATACCCTTCACCGAGAAGTTCACCGACGAGCAAGCCGAGTTTGTCGAGCCCCTCACCGGTCAGTGCCGAAACGGTCACCGAATGCGCATACTTCGCCCGCAAGACATCGACGACACCGCGATCTTGGACAGCGTCCACCTTATTGAGCACCAGAATGTAATTCCGGATCTCGACGCCGATTTCGTTGAGAACTTGCTCGACTGTCTCGGCCTGCTGTTCGGCTTCAGGGTTTGAGGCATCGACGACGTGCAGCAGCAAATCGGCCTGCCTTGCCTCTTCCAAGGTCGATTTGAATGATGCGACCAGTGAATGTGGCAGATCACGCACGAATCCGACGGTATCGCTCAACAGCAATTCACCCCACGACGGAATCGTCCATTTTCGCGTGCGAGTATCCAACGTGGCGAAGAGCTGATTGGCAACATAGACGTCAGCCCCCGTCAGCGCATTCATTAATGTACTTTTTCCCGCGTTGGTATATCCCACGACGGAAACGAGCGAATGGGATTCACGCTGACGGACCATGCGTTCACGTCGAACCTCGACTTCGGCGAGCCGAAGCTTCAGTTCATCAATCCGTTGATCGATGATCCGGCGGTCCGTTTCAATTTGCTTTTCACCAGGACCTCGACTGGCTCCGATACCCCCTTCGATGCGTTCCAGGTGGGTCCACATCCGTTTCAAACGAGTACGCGTGTACTGAAGCTGCGCGAGTTCGACCTGCAGACGTGCTTCGGCTGACCGAGCATGTGTGGCGAAAATATCGAGAATCAGTTCGCTACGATCAACGATGATCCGCTTCGTTTCGAGCTCAAGATGCCGCCCCTGTGACGGAGTTAGATTGTTGTCGAAGATGATCAGTTCGGCGCCCGTCGCATCGACCAGGTCTTTAAGCTCTTCGATTTTCCCCTTGCCAAGACATGTTCCCGGATGTGGGCGTCCGCGTAGTTGGACCAGTTCGCCCACCACTTTCACACCTGCGGTTTTCACAAGCCCCTTCAACTCGTCGAGCGCTCTTTCTTTGCCGAGTTTTCGGGTTGGATCGGGCACTGAAACCAGCACCGCCGTACGATGCTGAACCTGCAGTTCTTCTCGAATGGGTTCCGCCAAGGATGATTCCGTTCTAGAGGCTGAAAGGACGACGACCGAACACCACTGTTGCGATCAGGCAGTCATAAAGGAAAGGGTTGGTCAGCTCATCAAAATCAAGTTCGACCCTGCGAAGCAGGACACTCGATTTTATTCGATCACAAGGTGTCCAATTTCTCTTTCCATCTGATCAAATCCATTTTTGCAAATGTTTGCGGCACGGTGAAAAATCATAAACCGATTGTTCATTCTGTTCATTTTGATTGTCACGACGTCGGCCTAGGCGAGTGAGTCGACTTGCAGACAGCAAGGGCATCTGTGAATCGCACTTGAGCACGACTCGAACATGCTTTGCCGTCAGCCGCTTCTGACCGGCGGTTACTCGGGGATCAGTACAATCTTGCCATGCAGATTGCCGAGGCGTTTCACTGTGGCATCCTCCTGCAGTTGATGGGCGGCGGCGGCTTCACTGAGCGGCATGGTTTTGCCAACTTGTGGTTTCCAACGATTGAATTCGTAGAGCGTATTCAATTTATCCGCCGCAGCCCGCTGTTCTTCTGGAGCTCCATTAAAGATCGCAAAGCCAATGATTCGCAGATCTTTGACATAGAATGGTCCGACAGGAAATTCAGGCCGCGCCGCGCGACCCGCCATCAGGACGATTCGGCCTCGTGGTGCCATCGCCGACACCGTGCGGTCTAGCGTCGGCTCGCGCTGGGTCTCGAACCACAAGTGAACGCCGCCGTGAGGTAAGCTGAACGCACGAATCTGATCATCCAGGTTGTGTGAATTGTAATCGAGCACCAGATCGGCACCGAGTTGTTTGCAGATGGCTAGGCTTGTTTCGCTACCGGCTGTCGTGATGACAAACGCACCAGCCGCTTTCGCCAACTGGACCACAGCCGAGCCCACACCGCCTGCACCACCGTTGACGAAGACAACTTCACCCGGGGCCAGGTTCGCGTGTAAAAACAAACCGACATGCGCTGTCAGGCCGACCAATGCACCGGCAGCGGCTTCCGCATCGGTTTCTCGAGCCGGTGTCGGATATAGCCAGCGTTCATCGACCGCTGCGAGTTCCGAGAACGTACCACGACGGCCGAACAGGCCCTGATTGCTTCCCCAGACGCGATCGCCCGCTTTGAATCGCTTGACTTCGCTGCCGACAGATTCGACCGTTCCCGCCAGATCGGCTCCGATGATGTAGGGAAATTTGGAGATCATCGCGACGGCCCCCGCGCGAATATACGTATCGATCGGGTTGACCGACACGGCACCGACTTTGACAAGCACTTCCGTCGGACCAGGAACGGGGTCAGGGACGTCTGCAAATTGGATGACCGATGGCGCACCGGTTTCACGAATAAATGCGGCCTTCATAGCGAATTCTCCATATAGCGGTCGATATCTGGCGCCTGCGGTCTCACTCGGTGAGGTCTCGGGATTGTATCGACCTCATGGGCACCTGTCCGCCATTCGGCTGGGATTCGTGGGGGTCAAATTTGCGGTTTTTTCCTGAACGCGATCTGAAGTTCGTCGGATGGGAAGTGATGGATGGAGACGTTGAATCGCCTCTCAGGGCGAAGGCCTGTTGTGAGTGGGACTGATGACGAAGAGGTGTAGCGATCCGCTCACATCTATCTGACTTGTTCAATCCGGAGCCAGCGGCGACGGCGCCATCATGGATCTGCATCCTTCTGCCAGGGGCATCAAACGCAGCGAAGAATTCGCCGATGGAGTGAATGTGAGTGACCTACCGACTGGTATGGATTCGAGAGAGAGGGGAAAAAATAAAACCGCGCTTCTCAACGAGGCGAGGTTGAGCGAAAAGACGAAATGAAATGACGCGACGCAGTTCATCGAAGAAGCCCGGTTCAACGACAATGGTTCAACGAAGAATATGTGGTCCGAACGTTTAGCACAGGCATTCGCCGCGCCATACGACGACACCTTGTCCGCCCAGAATGACGCGTTCGCCTTCCCAGCGC
This genomic interval from Schlesneria paludicola DSM 18645 contains the following:
- a CDS encoding NAD+ synthase, with protein sequence MKIALAQLNPTVGDLTGNSQLILEATQRAVTVGADLVVFSELVVCGYPPKDLLLREGFAAACDIAVEKLAAAIPPGIGIILGHPTHWQVPSGRTANAASLLCDGKILATVHKMLLPNYDVFDERRYFRPADRVAPIEFKGVKIGLHICEDAWWGEPDTFHHTDPMSFPDPIAELAKGGAQVLINVSASPFEVNKTVRRDGILRRHSQRHKVPFLFVNEVGGNDDLVFDGHSVVFDAKGVKVARLKGFADDFTVIDLKQLPSPPHDVPMPVPAQLLDALILGLKDYMRKSGFTGCVLGLSGGVDSTLAAYIAAQACGASNVHGIMMPSRYSTGHSIDDSKALADRLGIDAQVVPIDTVHKAYELLPLAGDDLASAPAGLADQNLQARIRGAIVMIRSNHHGWLPLATGNKSELAVGYCTLYGDMAGGFAVLADLFKRDVYAICEYINETRECREVIPRNVITKAPSAELAPDQFDQDTLPPYPILDGILEGLIEREESVATLGKRFPIETVRWVAKKLDRNEYKRRQMPPGIKLSERAFGSGRRMPMAARFEIE
- a CDS encoding glutamine synthetase III family protein, yielding MSGSTARFQAIQAVTKYQALSEPLNFAATTMAEVFGSNVFSTKVMKDRLPKSVFKSVMKTIESGEPLDPAVADTVAAAMKDWAIEKGATHYAHVFYPLTGLTAEKHDSFLAPDGLGGAVNEFSGSALTQGEPDASSFPSGGIRATFEARGYTAWDVTSPAYILENLNGTTLVIPTAFFSWTGEALDKKTPLLRSMKALNTQAQRVLKLFGHKNIPLVTASAGPEQEYFLIDRNFFFARPDLINAGRTLFGAMPPKGQEFCDQYFGAIPDRVLACMLETERELFKLGVPVKTRHNEVAPSQYEIAPIYENANVAADHQQLLMLTLKKVAAKYGLECLLHEKPFAGVNGSGKHLNWSLGNAVQGNLLDPGKTPHENMQFLVFCAAVIRAVHKHSALLRAVVAHAGNDHRLGANEAPPAIISIFLGEQLADVFEQIKKSGSASSSKQAGLMNVGVDTLPPLPKDAGDRNRTSPFAFTGNKFEFRAVGSSQSLSGPLVALNTIMTESLDYIATELEKSTGGDPAKLASSVQTLLKSIINEHGSVVFNGDGYSEEWHAEAKKRGLPNNKQTIDALPAITDPAVVSMMEKYKVLTPREVASREEIYFEQYVLTLNVEARITHEIAKTIIYPAAVRYQSELAAASANCKAAGVDFDAALLIKLSGLIKTLNEKTAALEHLNEEGGHGGHGVSNPKKAAERCALKVKPAMDAVRAVVDELETIVADDHWPLPTYQEMLFIK
- a CDS encoding Mrp/NBP35 family ATP-binding protein, translating into MVSDAQLTQTIQSLKDPEIGRNFGELEMLKGVRRSGEVVSVQIELPTPAYPGRERISGAISAAVKQSDPGVGQVDVEFSAVVRGAMSGGSFGLRAKNVIAVGSGKGGVGKSTVATTLAYGLKTLGCQVGLMDADVYGPSVPHMIGSTERPSAVKVMTKSGEEIERIQPVSSDGLKVISMGYFLKPDQAVIWRGPLLHRAITQFLKDTDWGELDYLIIDLPPGTGDISLTLSQTLGLAGAVVVCTPQQVALLDAVKAISMFNQVKIPVLGIVENMTGEIFGRGGAKSKAEELHIPFLGELPIDAGIRIRGDAGQISSLFSEENPSRKPLLHICEQVAMQIAKQLLVAPKMPTLEIL
- a CDS encoding DUF1549 and DUF1553 domain-containing protein translates to MAMVRESIRHGLQFLALVLCVIASAMAQETPKFTESERNHWAFRPVERSVVPRIDSTQESPTGDSTVRSPIDCFIADRLQHEGVHLADAASRTTLIRRLTFDLIGLPPSPPDVAEFLDDQSPDAYERLVDRLLASPHYGEAAGRDWLDVVRFAETAGFKEDPLRPRAYTYRDYVIRAFNRDLPFDRFVEDQLAGDELFPDDPESLAATAYCRMWPDESNASNILLARQTSLDDLTGNVGAVFLGLSIGCAQCHDHKFDPILQTDFYQLQAFFSGIVLEDRSAVGTHLQLDEFRRAERAWLDETASLRRELNQLERPARVKMQGERRMKFPPEVLEALDTPIEDRTTMQRQLAFWSARQMGVKEDDIPRHLEDAARARRDELLAKLAEASKSQPVAPSRTEVMAISELTTSPPATCRMENGSYDKPREVVEPHFPVVLRSDITPGPLAIVPPSSQTSGRRSFLARWFAAASHPLTHRVWINRIWQTHFGQGLVSNANDFGTQSPKPSLSALLDWMTSDFIEHGFASKRIHRRIVESATYRQQTKTVSLASARSSDYCGFVRRRLSSERIRDAWLMASGQLNDAMYGPGIRPGLPPNFSNYEWKLSEPSQQVRRSIYIFAKRNLPYPLMAAFDFPDMHESCGCRTKTTIAPQALMLLNNQIVIHAGRELASRSSASAQSADPAEKVRQAWQMTFGRAATDAELESAVRFLFDQQTVIADLSATSTESSLPPSSAGTADEKRSANAAEAFADLCHALLNANEFLFVE
- the hflX gene encoding GTPase HflX, with the translated sequence MAEPIREELQVQHRTAVLVSVPDPTRKLGKERALDELKGLVKTAGVKVVGELVQLRGRPHPGTCLGKGKIEELKDLVDATGAELIIFDNNLTPSQGRHLELETKRIIVDRSELILDIFATHARSAEARLQVELAQLQYTRTRLKRMWTHLERIEGGIGASRGPGEKQIETDRRIIDQRIDELKLRLAEVEVRRERMVRQRESHSLVSVVGYTNAGKSTLMNALTGADVYVANQLFATLDTRTRKWTIPSWGELLLSDTVGFVRDLPHSLVASFKSTLEEARQADLLLHVVDASNPEAEQQAETVEQVLNEIGVEIRNYILVLNKVDAVQDRGVVDVLRAKYAHSVTVSALTGEGLDKLGLLVGELLGEGYVDAEVTTSAGNGKLFAFLAEHAEITDTQYVESTAILRCRISRNILWRVKGENTTVRVIDRPQPSFVN
- a CDS encoding NADPH:quinone reductase; this encodes MKAAFIRETGAPSVIQFADVPDPVPGPTEVLVKVGAVSVNPIDTYIRAGAVAMISKFPYIIGADLAGTVESVGSEVKRFKAGDRVWGSNQGLFGRRGTFSELAAVDERWLYPTPARETDAEAAAGALVGLTAHVGLFLHANLAPGEVVFVNGGAGGVGSAVVQLAKAAGAFVITTAGSETSLAICKQLGADLVLDYNSHNLDDQIRAFSLPHGGVHLWFETQREPTLDRTVSAMAPRGRIVLMAGRAARPEFPVGPFYVKDLRIIGFAIFNGAPEEQRAAADKLNTLYEFNRWKPQVGKTMPLSEAAAAHQLQEDATVKRLGNLHGKIVLIPE